In one Silene latifolia isolate original U9 population chromosome 10, ASM4854445v1, whole genome shotgun sequence genomic region, the following are encoded:
- the LOC141609084 gene encoding auxin-binding protein ABP19a-like, with protein MEKTKAIFFTILSVFVSLSSAIVDDFCVADYSFPVGPAGFPCKNPTNVTVDDFVFLGLGVAGNTSNTMFNSAVTPAIDTKFAGLNGLGISMARLDIGVGGVIPLHTHRVSEVIIVIDGTIIAGFIASDNTAYFKTLNKGDMMIFPQSLLHFQVNVGEIPALAFVSLASAHPGFMFTSSSLGSNDLPSEIIEKITLLDAQQVKELKNIFGGSN; from the coding sequence ATGGAGAAAACCAAGGCAATATTTTTTACAATACTTTCTGTTTTTGTATCACTTTCATCAGCAATCGTAGATGATTTCTGTGTAGCAGACTACAGTTTTCCGGTGGGACCAGCAGGGTTCCCTTGTAAGAACCCGACTAATGTAACCGTTGATGACTTTGTATTCTTAGGCTTGGGTGTGGCCGGAAACACATCCAATACCATGTTTAATTCTGCTGTAACACCGGCAATTGACACTAAATTCGCTGGGTTAAACGGGTTAGGCATTTCGATGGCAAGGTTAGACATCGGTGTGGGAGGTGTTATCCCATTGCACACACACCGAGTATCCGAGGTTATCATTGTCATTGATGGCACTATTATTGCCGGGTTCATTGCCTCGGATAACACTGCTTATTTTAAGACACTGAACAAGGGCGACATGATGATATTTCCTCAAAGTTTGCTTCATTTTCAAGTTAATGTTGGTGAAATTCCTGCACTTGCATTTGTGAGTTTAGCTAGTGCTCATCCTGGTTTCATGTTTACTTCTTCGTCTTTGGGTTCTAATGATCTTCCTAGTGAAATCATTGAGAAGATCACATTGTTGGATGCTCAACAAGTTAAGGAGTTGAAAAACATTTTCGGGGGCTCTAACTAG